One Saccharomyces kudriavzevii IFO 1802 strain IFO1802 genome assembly, chromosome: 7 DNA segment encodes these proteins:
- the PRP18 gene encoding mRNA splicing protein PRP18 (similar to Saccharomyces cerevisiae PRP18 (YGR006W); ancestral locus Anc_4.143): MDLDLGSILKAEISKKQKELTYSKDSQPLSHKRSQVQECARIDEIPRQVEQGESVNGEVSSDDQSDEEFITTINKLGTRPERILETIAQDESTSTTIDPFQIGSTEDDFSLSMKCNLYIHEVLSHWKVSLEEYHPELFLDTKKALFPLLLQLRRGSLGSDLLISLASVLYHLQQPKQTNLAIQSYMKLSIGNVAWPIGVTSVGIHARSAHSKIQGGQSAANIMIDERTRLWITSIKRLITFEEWYSSHHASLA; this comes from the coding sequence ATGGATCTAGACTTGGGAAGTATCTTAAAGGCAGAGATTtccaaaaaacaaaaggaGCTAACCTACTCTAAAGATAGTCAGCCATTATCCCATAAGAGATCCCAGGTACAGGAATGTGCAAGAATTGACGAAATACCGCGACAAGTAGAACAAGGCGAGAGTGTAAATGGGGAAGTTTCGTCGGATGATCAGTCGGATGAAGAGTTTATCACGACGATTAATAAATTAGGAACTCGGCCAGAAAGAATACTAGAAACCATAGCTCAGGATGAAAGTACTTCTACAACTATCGATCCGTTTCAGATTGGATCAACTGAAGACGATTTCTCTTTGTCAATGAAATGtaatttatatattcacGAAGTATTATCTCATTGGAAGGTATCCCTAGAAGAATATCATCCGGAGTTGTTTCTAGATACTAAGAAAGCGCTCTTCCCATTACTATTGCAATTGCGAAGAGGCTCGCTCGGCTCGGATTTACTGATTTCCCTTGCTAGTGTTCTTTATCACTTACAGCAACCTAAACAGACTAACTTGGCCATTCAGTCTTACATGAAACTCAGTATCGGTAATGTAGCCTGGCCCATCGGAGTCACCAGCGTGGGGATTCATGCTCGCAGTGCTCATTCCAAAATTCAAGGAGGCCAAAGTGCTGCTAACATTATGATTGACGAAAGAACAAGACTGTGGATAACCAGTATCAAAAGGCTAAtaacttttgaagaatggtATTCCAGCCACCATGCTAGCCTTGCGTAA
- the ECT1 gene encoding ethanolamine-phosphate cytidylyltransferase (similar to Saccharomyces cerevisiae ECT1 (YGR007W); ancestral locus Anc_4.145) — protein sequence MTVKLDTEKVWIDGCFDFTHHGHAGAILQARRTVSKENGKLFCGVHTDEDIQHNKGSPVMNSLERYEHTRSNRWCSEVVEAAPYVTDPAWMDRYQCRYVVHGDDITLDANGEDCYKLVKEMRRFKVVKRTHGVSTTEIIHRILTKKSLPPSHPDYYPSIRELSFYSVGEDAVSKYCYVFQRGLGNVLVNGGYDFNVEDCAYVDGDFDLFHMGDIDQLRKLKLDLHPDKVLVVGITTSDYSSTIMTMKERALSVLSCRYVDAVVIDADSDTLAQYNWEKYHIGTAVLKAGGKFSEYLTKDVIVKRVESQRELYIARNQKKGMTI from the coding sequence ATGACGGTAAAATTAGACACAGAGAAAGTTTGGATAGACGGCTGCTTTGACTTCACGCATCACGGGCATGCAGGGGCTATCCTGCAGGCTCGTCGAACAGTTTCGAAGGAAAATGGTAAACTTTTTTGTGGTGTGCAtactgatgaagatattcAACATAATAAGGGATCGCCAGTGATGAATTCCTTAGAAAGATATGAGCACACCAGATCAAATAGGTGGTGTTCCGAAGTGGTTGAAGCTGCACCGTACGTTACAGATCCCGCTTGGATGGATAGGTATCAATGCCGATATGTTGTTCATGGTGATGACATCACCCTAGATGCTAACGGAGAAGATTGCTATAAACTAGTGAAAGAGATGAGACGCTTCAAAGTTGTTAAAAGAACCCACGGTGTGAGTACGACTGAGATTATACACAGAATATTAACAAAAAAGTCGTTGCCGCCATCCCATCCTGATTACTATCCTAGTATTCGAGAGTTAAGTTTCTATTCAGTTGGTGAAGATGCGGTTTCAAAATACTGTTACGTTTTTCAAAGAGGCCTAGGTAACGTCTTGGTAAATGGCGGATATGATTTCAATGTAGAAGATTGTGCTTATGTTGATGGGGACTTTGATTTGTTCCACATGGGGGATATTGATCAGttaagaaaattgaaactgGATCTTCACCCTGATAAGGTATTGGTCGTTGGCATCACCACAAGCGATTACTCAAGTACTATCATGACGATGAAGGAACGTGCCCTTAGTGTTCTAAGTTGTAGATATGTTGATGCCGTTGTCATTGATGCTGACTCTGACACATTAGCTCAGTATAACTGggaaaaatatcatattGGCACGGCTGTTCTCAAGGCAGGCGGGAAGTTTAGCGAATACTTAACTAAAGACGTCATCGTCAAAAGAGTAGAATCTCAAAGGGAGTTGTACATTGCGAGGaaccaaaagaaaggaatGACCATCTGA
- the STF2 gene encoding ATPase-stabilizing factor family protein (similar to Saccharomyces cerevisiae STF2 (YGR008C) and TMA10 (YLR327C); ancestral locus Anc_4.146) produces the protein MTRTNKWTERESKADPKYFSHTGNYGESPNHIKKQGSGKGNWGKPGDEINDLIDSGEIPPVFKKDRRGSNSQTHKNVQNE, from the coding sequence ATGACAAGAACAAATAAATGGACTGAGCGTGAATCAAAAGCTGATCCAAAATACTTTTCACACACCGGTAACTACGGCGAATCTCCAAATCATATCAAGAAACAAGGTTCCGGCAAAGGCAACTGGGGTAAGCCAGGTGACGAAATCAATGACTTAATTGATAGCGGCGAAATACCTCCAGTATTTAAGAAAGATAGAAGAGGTTCAAACTCTCAAACGCATAAAAACGTCCAAAACGAATGA